Proteins co-encoded in one Amaranthus tricolor cultivar Red isolate AtriRed21 chromosome 7, ASM2621246v1, whole genome shotgun sequence genomic window:
- the LOC130818749 gene encoding uncharacterized protein LOC130818749, which translates to MKISRKGGGINKKSGIRKPHPKHVGPKKKINKPKSNNKNKSKMEVELKKNIPEIQKPEKPPTKSKLITSQHLSPSEHRSFFIHQFESANDTKLSSLELESIQESYFVKLSEGVNQESGNLGQHIKGMFASSWKKVLCDSQLVEGKVEPGSPSVLVISASALRSLEMLRGLRILTKECQAVKLFSKHIKIDDQVALLKNRVNIACGTPSRIKKLCEMEALGLSRLDIVVLDMHTDVKGFSLLTLRQVRDEFWDLYKTYIHQQLLQGNLCVCLYGPIPIDSGGSAKTSEDQ; encoded by the exons ATGAAGATCAGCCGAAAAGGAGGAGGAATTAACAAGAAATCTGGGATTAGGAAGCCACACCCAAAACATGTTGGTCCCAAGAAGAAGATCAATAAACCCAAaagcaacaacaagaacaagagtAAAATGGAAGTAGAATTGAAGAAGAACATACCTGAAATACAAAAGCCTGAAAAGCCACCCACCAAATCCAAACTTATTACTTCCCAACATTTATCACCTTCTGAGCACCGTTCTTTTTTTATTCACCAATTCGAATCTGCAAATGACACTAAGCTCTCTTCCCTCGAATTGGAATCCATTCAAG AATCATACTTTGTAAAGCTGTCTGAGGGTGTTAATCAAGAATCTGGCAATCTAGGGCAACATATTAAAGGCATGTTTGCATCATCATGGAAAAAAGTTCTTTGTGACTCCCAGCTTGTAGAGGGAAAAGTGGAACCAGGGAGCCCATCTGTCTTGGTTATTAGTGCTTCTGCTCTAAGATCATTGGAAATGTTAAG GGGCTTGCGGATATTGACTAAAGAATGCCAAGCTGTGAAGCTTTTCTCAAAGCATATAAAGATTGATGACCAG GTGGCCCTGTTAAAGAATCGTGTTAATATTGCTTGTGGTACGCCAAGCAG GATTAAGAAATTATGTGAAATGGAGGCTTTGGGTCTTTCACGGCTGGATATTGTTGTTCTTGATATGCATACAGATGTTAAAGGCTTTTCATTGCTTACCCTTCGACAAGTCAG GGATGAATTTTGGGATTTGTACAAGACTTATATCCACCAACAGCTTCTTCAAGGCAATCTATGTGTTTGCTTGTATGGTCCGATACCGATTGACAGTGGCGGGAGTGCGAAAACTTCTGAAGATCAATAA
- the LOC130818748 gene encoding lipoyl synthase, chloroplastic isoform X2 has protein sequence MVLGDTCTRGCRFCAVKTSRNPPPPDPKEPENTAMAVASWGVDYIVLTSVDRDDLLDGGSGHFAQTVNALKKLKPEIMVECLTSDFRGDLKAVDTLVHSGLDVFAHNIETVKRLQRIVRDPRAGYEQSLSVLKHAKISKEGMITKTSIMLGLGETDDELKEALADLRAIDVDILTLGQYLQPTPLHLTVKEYVTPEKFAFWKEYGEAIGFRYVASGPLVRSSYRAGELFVQSMVKESNRGNSSSELYS, from the exons ATGGTTCTTGGTGATACATGCACTCGTGGTTGCAGATTTTGCGCTGTTAAAACTAGTAGAAATCCACCACCTCCTGATCCTAAGGAACCAGAAAATACAGCCATGGCTGTTGCTAGTTGGGG TGTTGATTACATTGTTTTAACGAGTGTTGATCGGGATGATTTGCTTGATGGTGGAAGCGGCCATTTTGCTCAGACCGTCAATGCACTGAAG AAACTCAAGCCTGAAATCATGGTAGAATGTTTAACATCTGATTTTAGGGGAGACTTGAAGGCTGTAGATACACTGGTGCATTCGGGATTAGATGTTTTTGCTCACAATATCGAAACTGTCAAGCGGCTTCAGCGAATAGTTAGAGATCCACGGGCAGG GTATGAACAGAGCTTGTCCGTACTGAAGCATGCAAAAATTAGCAAGGAAGGAATGATTACTAAAACATCTATAATGTTAGGACTTGGGGAAACTGATGATGAATTAAAGGAAGCCTTGGCTGATCTTCGGGCCATTGATGTTGATATTCTTACACTCGGACAGTATTTACAG CCGACACCATTGCATCTCACAGTTAAAGAGTATGTCACTCCGGAGAAGTTTGCTTTCTGGAAGGAGTATGGAGAAGCTATCGGTTTCCGCTACGTTGCTAGTGGACCTCTC GTGCGTTCATCATATCGAGCTGGAGAGCTTTTTGTGCAGAGCATGGTGAAAGAATCAAATCGTGGCAATTCTAGCTCAGAGTTATACAGCTGA
- the LOC130818748 gene encoding lipoyl synthase, chloroplastic isoform X1 has protein sequence MSPTLMKLKSPMSMQILDFHYMMSNRCYRPPSFRCEMPNSSPLLQSEGKTRVGTMTSHTGRDPLVEKPKWLRQKAPQGNKFQQVKESLSRLNLHTVCEEAQCPNIGECWNGGGDGIATATIMVLGDTCTRGCRFCAVKTSRNPPPPDPKEPENTAMAVASWGVDYIVLTSVDRDDLLDGGSGHFAQTVNALKKLKPEIMVECLTSDFRGDLKAVDTLVHSGLDVFAHNIETVKRLQRIVRDPRAGYEQSLSVLKHAKISKEGMITKTSIMLGLGETDDELKEALADLRAIDVDILTLGQYLQPTPLHLTVKEYVTPEKFAFWKEYGEAIGFRYVASGPLVRSSYRAGELFVQSMVKESNRGNSSSELYS, from the exons ATGAGTCCAACTCTGATGAAATTGAAATCTCCAATGTCAATGCAAATACTCGATTTCCATTACATGATGAGTAATCGCTGTTATCGACCTCCCAGTTTCAGGTGTGAAATGCCCAATTCATCACCATTGTTGCAATCGGAAGGAAAAACAAGGGTAGGGACGATGACCTCACATACAGGGAGGGACCCACTTGTGGAAAAACCCAAATGGTTGAGGCAAAAAGCTCCTCAAGGTAACAAGTTTCAACAAGTCAAGGAGTCTCTGTCTCGCTTGAATCTCCATACGGTTTGTGAAGAAGCCCAATGTCCCAACATTGGAGAG TGTTGGAATGGAGGGGGAGATGGAATTGCAACAGCAACAATCATGGTTCTTGGTGATACATGCACTCGTGGTTGCAGATTTTGCGCTGTTAAAACTAGTAGAAATCCACCACCTCCTGATCCTAAGGAACCAGAAAATACAGCCATGGCTGTTGCTAGTTGGGG TGTTGATTACATTGTTTTAACGAGTGTTGATCGGGATGATTTGCTTGATGGTGGAAGCGGCCATTTTGCTCAGACCGTCAATGCACTGAAG AAACTCAAGCCTGAAATCATGGTAGAATGTTTAACATCTGATTTTAGGGGAGACTTGAAGGCTGTAGATACACTGGTGCATTCGGGATTAGATGTTTTTGCTCACAATATCGAAACTGTCAAGCGGCTTCAGCGAATAGTTAGAGATCCACGGGCAGG GTATGAACAGAGCTTGTCCGTACTGAAGCATGCAAAAATTAGCAAGGAAGGAATGATTACTAAAACATCTATAATGTTAGGACTTGGGGAAACTGATGATGAATTAAAGGAAGCCTTGGCTGATCTTCGGGCCATTGATGTTGATATTCTTACACTCGGACAGTATTTACAG CCGACACCATTGCATCTCACAGTTAAAGAGTATGTCACTCCGGAGAAGTTTGCTTTCTGGAAGGAGTATGGAGAAGCTATCGGTTTCCGCTACGTTGCTAGTGGACCTCTC GTGCGTTCATCATATCGAGCTGGAGAGCTTTTTGTGCAGAGCATGGTGAAAGAATCAAATCGTGGCAATTCTAGCTCAGAGTTATACAGCTGA